TGCCACAAGAGTTCCGTCTGTGCGGTGCATTCAGCCGGAACACAACTTTCTACTAGCGCTagcgctcagctcagctcaccgTGGGTTTCCGCGTATTCCTGTAATCGTTAACAAACATTAAATGATAACCAAATAGGCACGTTCGTATCGCTCCGTGTGATATTCAATTATGCagcaataaatattaataatcACTGTTCCGACTGAATCTGTCAGAAACGATCGTTTCAATCGGTTTCGCAATTCGAAACGCCACCCAGAGATCCTTACAACTATCCGAAATCAGTTGTGCTTAATTCATTTGTGTACGGATTAATGAGTTTAAAACTttattttttgccttttttgtttcatttactGCTTACGATATACGCTAAGATACACCTTCACGGGGCGATTCCGGGATGCGGTCACACACATCCACGCCCTCCCACACGGTTACACACGTCTCCCAAATACGATGCTAACCCCGCCCTGAATGCATCGATCCCCTGCCTGAGAAAGTCACCGGATTCGGCTTCTTTATCGCTTGCCTTCCACTGCCATACAGGAGCTCCCTTACTAGGTTTAAATTTAAGATTGTTGCTGGATTGAGAAGAGGCGGCAAGCTCTTCCGCACTGAATCCACACACTGAACTCATCGGTTGTAAGTTGGTAGCGGGTTTTGATTAAATGATTTGCTTGCTTTattcaatctctctctctcgctctcttcatcGGACGTCAGAACGTTATACAGATAATTATTGTTGGCTATATAACACAATACACGCGCCGCCTAGCCTGGCTATCTGCTGCTCCGAAACTCTATACAATGCCGCCGCGATCGCCAAATGAATCCGCTGAGACTCTAACTCTAAACTCTCGATCTGTCCGCGACACGATCCCTACCAGCTATCAGCCCTGACATGGTCCTTTGCATGGAAAGAACCGCGATACatgcgcaccagcagcaccagcagctgtcgCACAGCCAACCGTGTGGAGGAAAAAGGATAACTAATGAGGGGAGAAGATGTTACTTACACTTTAATGATTAGTCACTAGCATTTTGTTCcggttctcttcttcttctgtttttttttgttgctgagCTCGGTTaaactgctgctacttttcTTACATCCTCCTTCTTATCTTCATCGTCTTCGCCTATTGATCCTGGCCTCCAGACTCGCAACAGTAGCAAGTATCACCCCTGGTAGATCCCGATGGTTGGTGCTTGTTCCGATCTTACTACAaacgaacacgacgacgacagttgCCGGTTGAGATGAGGAGATGGCCTCGCAAGAGTGCCATGCCGCCTTCAATGATCCATTAATCATAATAAATATATAGTTCCGCATGTCGCACCTGTCCGTGTGTTCAGCATGTATGCATGTCTttctgtgtctgtttgtgtgtgtgtgtgtatatatatatataaagatACATCTCGGTCTATAGCTCTTGCACTCTTTCTCTATAGCCTAGGAGCTATCCTCTCACCTAATCGGATCGAGGAGGCTAATGAAGACGACGTTCTCGCGGGTTATAGCTAGCTAGAGCACCACGGGAAGAAAGACTTATCTGGTAGTCCCTAGCGGCAGACAAAGGGGAAGTTTGACTactgtacacacacgcacatacacatacactccACCAGTCTACTAGAGAGGAGCGGAAGGACACTCCTCTATATGGTCCAGTATTAGTCCCTGTTCCGTGTCCTAAAGATAACTCTGGCCTGCACTCCGACCGCCTGCATCTCATCTGCCCTCATACCCTAATTCGTAGtaatgtatgtatatatatatatgcttTCTGTTTTATGTAATGTTTCTCACAGTCAAAAGGGGGGATCTCCTCGCGCGCAACGTGGCAACGTGCCTCTGAGGTCCTattactactacaactactacaGCACATACAGCACATCCGCTGGATGGTAgaacacaccaccacggtcAGCATCACCGCGTACCAAAACCGATGTCTTTTCTCTAATCGAACACTGCTATCCCGTCCTAGCGTTCCTTATTCTAGCGGATTATGAATGACTCGCCGCCTCAGCATCGGCCTCGGCATCCTCGATGTCGCCGAACGTTGTTCCGTTAGTTAGAgagtgataatgatgatgaggatggaaCAGCGGCCTGTTTCAGTGCCGATCGATCTGTCTGATCGCTCGCCCACTACTACAGTGCCCTTCAGATGAGGCTAATGATCTTGCTCGTATCCTTCGCCCGCGCCAACGTCTCATGTCATGCGCGGCCAAAGATGGCCGACACGTCGCCCGTGCTTTGCGAGTGCGGCATCGAACCACTGGCCgtctgatggtgatgatgatgatgatggtgatgggcggACGAGGTCGATGAGGCGTACTTGGACGCGGCATTTATTgtctgcgtgctgctgctgtgatgctgatggtggtgattgttgctgccactgttgttgttgttgttgttgatgtggttactgctgctgtggttcgCATTCACCAGCGCCGTCGCCTTCCGGACACTGTTCAGAGGCCGGTGTAGTGAGTATTGCTGTTGTGCCGTTTCGAGATCGGTTGCTGCAAGCAGGAGAAGAGAATAACAATTAGACGATTCGATGCACACAGCAGCGGGACACTATGAGACGCGAGAGTATGTTTATGCAAATGCGCGCGCCGAAGAGACGAGATGGTGGTACGCGAGAAAGGAAATCGTTCCGGAAAATGATCGGTATCGGATCATGCTTAATGACTTGGGAAACGTTCGACCTGATCGATGGCTAATGGTTTTGACGGGACAAGTGGAAGGacacgatgatcacgatgTGATTTGCGATTGAAGACgacgtacgaacgaacgaacgaacgggcgagcgatcatgatgatggcgctcaTGCAAAATGGCAATCGTACCTTTCACGAAGGACACACTAGATTCGAGATTCACACAAACCCCGGAAGAGTTGATTCGGTTAATCTGCATCGTGCCACAGCAGGCAACAGAGAAAGTAGATAGACAGAGTGAAGAACATGTAGAACATTAAGAATGAAACCAGATGGTGGTTATGTTTTTGAACTACCGAGAGCGACCATAATGCGACTAGAGCAGCCCGTAGCAAAGAGGATACTGAATGTAGCACTCAACTCAAATCTACCTTTACCGTAGCAATAGCTCAATCTAAACTCTTCCCAAAACTGTGTTAGTAGTAATGTGTTGTTCCGATAAGATGAGTGGGACAGTACCATTAGGAGACATCACAGATGACGATCACCCCAGGAATACAAGCaatacaaacaacaaaatggagcgCACTATTTATCGGAtgggacagcaacagcaagcacgCGATCAAacaacacagacagacacacacacacacacagagtgtaGATGCTTCTTCTCTTACTTCTTTGCTTCAATGTTCACTCATAGTTCAGATTCTAACAACTGGCCGGAgtacgaggaggaggtggaagtgTTGTCCAAAAGGCCTGAATGGAAAGAACGAATGGGAAAACgaaggtttcggttttttgttgtgcttTGTTGCCAAATAAAGTATCTGTATTTTACAAAATTTTGCTCGCGTGTTAGTAGGTAACCAAAGCCcaaacggatggacggacggacaaagGCAAACCATGCTCGCACGGTATATGGCTTATCATGGGGACACCCGGACATGGATAGAACGATCACAAATGAAGCGATAAGCGCAGCGTTGCAGTAAAACTAACCTTTTAAAAAAAGCTCAAAGCCATCTCGCAGCGCTCTCTCCGACCCCAAACCCgaccccaaaacacacacacacacacacacgtacaaacacacCAGGCAAACGAGATGCCGGCCGTgtgatggtgttgtgttgAAGCAGCACTAAAGCCGAAGGCAAAATCGGTGGGATGGACAGTGGATCGCGAAGGCACCGAGGGGGGGTGTGGGGATGCGGGGGTGTGGAGATCGCGTCGCGGCCtcacttctgcttctgcttatCGAAGACCGAGATCAACTCCTTGACGGAGGTGCAGCTGATTAGCAGCTTCGTGAGCGGTTGTTTCGCTTTGACCCCGGGAATACAGCCGCCATTGCTGTTCGAGTTTGAGCTGCTGActaccaccgccgctgccgccgccgtcgtcgcgtcgACACCTCGACGGCCATCTTCGGAGGCGTTTCCATTCGCACCTACAAAGCACCCACCATTTGAATCAGGGGAGCGAAAGCAGAGGAGGAGAGTAAGTGAGTGAGAAACGGCAGACAGGCGGGCTGGGGGGGTTGGTGGGCAAGGGGCAGTTGGACATCCTAAGCATCGCCCCAGGAGAAACGTGACGTCACGTTCAGCGCGTAACGCTTCCGTCCAGGGCTGCAGCGTGCTTCATGCAAACGCGTAACGCTTTCGTACACCACCTCGCATCGGCCAGAGGTTTGATCCGGTTGGACCGTCCGTACGGTGGCCGTAACGTTGTCGATCTTGAACCCCACGCTCTTCACTTCCTCCATCCCAACCCGTACGCTCACttcgcaaccagcagcatttCCTACAAAAGCATACATCGCAGAACGCGGAGGGACACAAAAGCACACCAGCCAGTACGCaaatcgacacacacacacgcacacgggggAGGAtgttagcgttttttttttaaggcaGAGAGGAAGCTTGGGGACACTAGACACGCAAAGCGGTTTAGCAACCGGGAGCAAGGACAGGGGCCAGTCCATTACCTTTGACGCGCTCTTTGGTGTACCGCTGGGTGCGATTGGAGGGAGTCTTTATCTCCGGCAGGATCGTGTTGGGGGTCATTGGCTGAGATCGTTGCAGTTTGTGGAGGAAGttgagctgttgttgctgctgctgttgctgttgctgctgttgctgctgttggctgtcGCTGCTCTCCTTTGACTTGGACGAAACGTAGGTCGAGGAGGCACTCGGTTGTAGCCATTCGTGGCGGGCCGCCTGCTCCGGTGTCATACGCTTGTGTGGATCCCATCTAAAAAAGAGAACAGTGGGAAGCGGGTTCGGTTAGTGTCAGAGAACGTACAGATCACACAACACTTCGAACTAGAACAGCAAAAAGGCTCGAATTACATcatccggtcccggtggtactcccggtggtgctggtggcagtgaAACCAAAAATTTCCCTACGAGGCCACCAGGTCAGAGTAATTTTCGGGCCGCAGAGGGAGAAGTAAGGGAAAACATTAGcattttcctctcctccttctccttttccttctttactCGGCTACTGACACACTTGGAGCACGCGAACCCCGCGCCACCACTAGCTCAAGCTCATTGACGAGGCCACGGGCGCACCGGTCCTTCCGGGAGCCTTGCGTGCCAGTAGCCTTTGgactccagcaccaccaccaccaccaccagcagcaccaggagcaccagTCGACGCACACGTGACGTTGCTGTTGTAATTATTAAAATGTtggccaacgacaacgacggggCCAAAGGGAGGGtggcgggggaggggtgcaCCACTTACTCCAAACATTTGCTGACGAAATCGATGAACACGGTATCGTTGCATCGCAGCGCCTGCGACAGGGTCTTCGAGCCCGGCTTCCTCTTGCGGCCCTTCGAGTTCGTTATGCACCGCGGTACTCCTCGTGAATCTaaaccggtgtgtgtgtgtgtgtgtgtgtatgtgtgtcagagcgagagagagagagagagagagagagagagagagagagagagagagagagaagagaaacaaaacgttAAAACATTGTTAATCACTTTGCTATTGCACGAGCAGAATGGTGGAAATGCCGAAAAGACTTGCGCGCCCGCCTCGCCGGCACCAGAATCAGGTCACGAGGCCATTTCCATCGTCCTCGCGCTCGCTGTCGTCACCAACAACCCCCCACCCGGAAGGGGTGGCGAGGACGCGCTTCGCCTGTGTGATTCGTCCGGTTGAGGCAAACTTTTCCGCATTTCCCCTTTCTCTGCGTTCtaggtttgctgtttgtttgcgttgccGCAAGACGCGAAAAGCgctgcgatgatggtgatactGACCGAAGAATAGTCTTTTCCGGGTGGCCAGCTGGAAGACATCGTTCGGCGGTACGCCCAGGATCTCCATTATGCACGCCAGCTGCTCGACTTCGTTCTCGCCCGGAAACAGCGGATACCCGGTGTACAACTCCGCCAGGATGCATCCTGTGTTTCGCgtagaaaaaagggagatagagagagttagaacggaacggagaaaacattaaacaacgTGGCAAATGGTTTGCAAATGAGAGGCCGGCGGAAAACTGGATTGAAAACTCGAGataacgaaccgaacgaaggAACTCTCAGCGTGGGGGAacaggaaacacacaaacaccactcGACACACCACCGCACACAACGGTCACGGTGCACGGAAATGTCCGGAAACACGGAACACGAACGGTCACGGTGGTGCCCCTCTGGCCACTGCCTTCACCAGCCTTATCTTGAACCCGTATCTTCACTCCTTTCACTGCCCCGGGCGGCAAAGCGGCGAACGATTAGTGCCCGGGCGCGACcctttcgttcggttcggtctggtGTGAACGTTCAATTGGCcaacttttttgtgtttttttttgtgtgtgtgtgctccacaTAAAAGAGCGAACAGTTAAGGAGAGAGGGGGTAGCATACAAAGGGAAGAGGAGCATACAAGACTGTTGCATGTTCGATTCAATTATCACTAAGTGGCTGCGCAGGCAGGACCGCGGGAACCGACGATGCCGAGCTGAGTTCATTCcaattcgctcgctcgttggttAGAGCAATGTGTGCCTGCGGTCTCGGTAGCATTAGCATAAGCAGCCCGGCCCACCTTCGAGTCCTTAAACCACACATCATATCGTCTTGTCGACtgcaacgacaacgaagagGCGAAACGGCGGTTTACGATCTAACCACAAAAGGCACACAAACGATCTATGATGGGACATGAAGTATGAACCATCATGAAAGGTCACGTTTACGCTGCGCTGCACTGCTGttaaccatcaccaccagaccCCAGATCATCAACCGCCAATCCACACTCCAAGCAGCACCTTTTTACGGTGCCGTTCAATTGGATTGCGTTGCATTTACATAACACGCGGCTGTCAACAGAGCCAAGAGGGTCCGGGTTCGATGTCGGCGTGATTGAACCACAAACATCGGATTCACACTCCGACCACTCGAGTGCCAGAGGTCATACTTCCACCTCCTCTCCCCTCTAATAATCAATTATCGCAATTGCGGAGCTTTTAATCGAAATGTGCAACTCGAGGGCATGCTTGCACGCCAAGCGCATTGCGGACAGTTCCAATGGGTGCACACGAAAGCATGCAAGAGCGAGCAGCCAAGAATCGATGCACGATGGGtgtgcatcgtgtgtgtgtgtgtgtgcatggcaCGCACTCCAGAGCcggaccaccagcacacccaGGATGTGGTCGTGTTCCTGGTAATACAATTTTAATGTTGTTCCAAtaacgattttcattttcaaccacaattcgattcgatcgaattcTCGGCTCTTGGGGAGGCCAGAACCTTGAGGCCAGAACCATTTGCTTGTCCTTTTGGTTTGCCcaaaatcaaattttcattcacttttagtctctctctctccctctttctctgcgGTGGGGCGAGCTGTAACtgtaaattaatttccctttAGTGCCGTGTGGTTTCCAGCATTTTCACGGCAATTTATTACGCAAATTTCCTTCGAAACAAGCGACAAGCGAcaaaccatgcgcctccattgccaCCAAGGCTGAAAATTTTCCGAGGGGGTTCGTATtcgtaaaattaaaattccatGCCCGTCGGGCGTACACAAACAGGCAATTAAAACGCTTTAATTGATTCACTTTTCCACGACAAACGGCACATACGCACATAATGCGGGGTGGGATCCAATCACGATAAACAACCAtaacaaggacgacgacgatttggtGATCGGTCATCCATCATCACATTCACATCGATATGGGACGGTCGTCCAAGGCCGTGAAAACGGGGCAGCGAAAATTCACCGAGAGGACTCCGttttccacccttccccccaaaaaaaaaaaacaaacacagacaAAAGACAGCAGAGGCCGTGTCGGTGTTCCGTTCGTCGTGTGTCGCTGATTGAACAtttgtttaaatattcattttcacTCCAACACTATCCGATTAGTCGAGGTCAAAGGACGAAGGGAAAGAGATAgtagaagagagacagagagaagggagggagggacagAAAGAGTGAAAAACCGGTGAAtgtgtccgtcgtcgtcgtcgtcgttgtcgtcgtcgtgtactTCGGGGGCTCATctaaaattcattttctcaTCCCAACGCGCAACCCTCGCTCGGTCTCGTCAGGGGTTGTTGTCAGTGGAGGATGACGGTATTCtcgcatgtgtgcgtgtgtgagtgtgtactTACCTAAGCTCCAcatatcgatcgatttgccgTACGGGTAACCCAGGATCACTTCCGGCGACCGGTAGAACCGGGACTGGATGTAGGTGTAGACGGTACGGTCcgagaagcagctgctgccgaaaTCGATGACCTTTATCGAGCTGCTACCGCGCTGCTTCAGCAGCACATTCTCCTACAAaccggacagacagacagacagagtgaCAGGATCGAGGTGTTAGTAACGAAATGGATTCAAGAAACGGACTCCAGAGGAACACACTTACCGGTTTCAGATCACAGTGTATGATGTTGAGCTCGTCGAGGAACCGCAAGCACTTGACGATCGAGTTGCAGAACCGCCGGATCAGGCTGAGGCTGAAGCCCTGGTAGTTGTTCTTCTTGATCAACTCGTATAGGTTCAGGCtgcaaggaggaggaagaagcggaaaaaccGGATAAAGAATGGACCGTTATAGTTGAGGTAAACGGAGGGAACATCAATTAGCCctgcccggtcccggtggatGGCATGCCGAAAGGACATTTCGTTcactacgacaacgacgacgacgaccattaaGCGGAAAAGTCAAGCGTCACCGGCGACGTGCGTGCTGCCGCGCGTGTGGCACACAGGCCCGGCCCGAGTTGCCGGTTgcggaacaaacaaactccCTCCGTCCTGGAATggtgggcaccaccaccaccaacaacaactatCGGagcttcggttggttggcaacAAATGTTTAAAGTTTTTGGCgctcgtcgacgacgacgacgacggaattGCAGTGAACATCAAATGCTTGGCCAGAtttggcgatgacgacgacgatgacgaagacgacgtcCGGTGTGCATGTCCGGTGACAGTATGTTCAACTCCAGTAAGCCAATTACTGCTGccgattgtttttaatttctttttcccaCCCCCTATCCACCTGAAAGATAGAGGCTTTAAATGGCTTTTAATGGATCGGGCATCCTGATAACGGGGCACTGTGCCTTGTTGTgggtttgttatttgtttaccaacgaccaacgacctGCTGCGACCCGAAAGGATGATGTCGCCAGCGCCTAATTGGCAACGATTGCGACTCCAAATCCAAGTCGAACCGTGGGCTGGGAGGGTGAGGATAATGATCCAACAAAGCGCAATTGATAAAGCGAGCAACCGATGGGCACCTCTCATCaggacctcctcctccacgttCCAGGTCATAACTTACTTACTTTAAATTATCCTGCGGGAAGAATGGGCTCAGGGCCCCCGTGTTGTCTCAGTAACGAGGATGACAAAAACGACAAATTTGTTTGGCATTGAGACCGCGGTCCTCGTTAGTTACTTGGAGAGTAACCTTGGTAAGGCTTGGTATGGGGGCACCATTCTGCCACAGTGCTCTACAGTATAGAACCAATCCAAACCTGATACCGAAGGCGCATGCTTTCCACAAAACTTTTACTGCAGCTAATTTGCTGCAACATGCACATGCAAAAAGCGGAGATGCACTTCGTGTACATTCCTCCGCAATCGGGGACCTCATAGACCAGGGGATGACCTtttagtgtttgtttttttttttttcgctccacaGATCCACTATCCGCACGCACCAAGGGGTGATAGGAGTTTGCGTGATAAACTTCAAATTGTCAGCGAAtatcatgtgtgtgtatgttgtgctGATCGTTTGCTTACACGCTAAGGCACGTGGCTGTGTacgcagcaggaggagcattGTCCACGTGCCCATAATTACGATCCTTGCACAACCCGCCAGTGATGACGCAGACAAGGATTTGCGGGATGGATGACCGATTCAAACAGCCTGGTGATTGGAGACCATACAGGACACATTGAGGTTAATCGCGGCTGTCTGGCTACTTTATGTAGAGACGAATGGAAACCACAAGAAAGCACCGCCCCACCCGGTGATCCATTTATAGCTACCAGACCGCCAGAAagctcatgcacacacacacacagacacacgtttTGTTGGTTGATTCCCACGTCTAATCGCACGATGACGCGGTCTCGGCCTAATGTTCGCTTCGTCATGCGAGCCTAACGATGATAGTCCTGCTGGTCgccaacaacaagaagaaaaagaagcagaaatcaTGCATTGACATCGGCCACCGCCAAACGACATCAGCCAACTACGCCAAAAGCTCGACACAGAAGCCAAAGTTTTGGCCAACAATGAAGTGATTTTTCATTTGGCGAACTCCACCCCAGGCCCGGGACTAAATACGGCTGCGGCCAACTTTTGGCGcgtttcgtggtggtggttgcgttcCTCGTGAAGGTTAAAACTTTTCATCCAGTGCCCTCGCCCTCTGAACGCATGTACCATgttcttctctccttcccaTTCCCCTAAAACCGG
The sequence above is a segment of the Anopheles darlingi chromosome 2, idAnoDarlMG_H_01, whole genome shotgun sequence genome. Coding sequences within it:
- the LOC125948361 gene encoding dual specificity tyrosine-phosphorylation-regulated kinase 2; translation: MLDRGPVQLESDKIRRERSDTTTHLFDSRPELASLSGTRNAFRGGRSTMIDAHGNALPPLSPPSSNNNSTTELESDKPTLPMTPARAWDQYGHQMTDYEKQEIEKYKEIYYLGLDARKIHGKAGLGANLGFDDENGCYQKIVHDHICYRYEILEIIGKGSFGQVIRALDHKTKQYVAIKIIRNKKRFHHQALVEVRILDELRKKDADGSHNVIHMLDYFYFRNHLCITFELMSLNLYELIKKNNYQGFSLSLIRRFCNSIVKCLRFLDELNIIHCDLKPENVLLKQRGSSSIKVIDFGSSCFSDRTVYTYIQSRFYRSPEVILGYPYGKSIDMWSLGCILAELYTGYPLFPGENEVEQLACIMEILGVPPNDVFQLATRKRLFFDSRGVPRCITNSKGRKRKPGSKTLSQALRCNDTVFIDFVSKCLEWDPHKRMTPEQAARHEWLQPSASSTYVSSKSKESSDSQQQQQQQQQQQQQQQLNFLHKLQRSQPMTPNTILPEIKTPSNRTQRYTKERVKATDLETAQQQYSLHRPLNSVRKATALVNANHSSSNHINNNNNNSGSNNHHHQHHSSSTQTINAASKYASSTSSAHHHHHHHHHQTASGSMPHSQSTGDVSAIFGRA